Proteins co-encoded in one Waddlia chondrophila WSU 86-1044 genomic window:
- a CDS encoding DUF1328 domain-containing protein: MLYWALIFLLVAIVAGFFGFGGVAAASTTIAKVLFVVFVVLFVIALLNHFLRGGIG; encoded by the coding sequence ATGCTATATTGGGCTTTAATCTTTCTGTTAGTTGCGATTGTTGCCGGATTTTTCGGTTTTGGTGGTGTCGCCGCAGCTTCTACTACGATAGCTAAGGTGCTGTTTGTTGTTTTCGTGGTGTTATTTGTAATTGCATTATTGAATCATTTTTTAAGGGGTGGGATTGGTTAA
- a CDS encoding glycosyltransferase, protein MINRIDIFMPPVSQYGVLPYLTNELHQAFVRQGVVCKLLVAERNNPEPFLESIFRDPPDCTFSINGLLPDEAGQFFCDMIKIPHVACLTEGFTEFSVLAHNKLNVITCPDAFGCHYFQGLGCSQSIFMPQGVSRELKPDLLLSKKYEVLFVGSCIDYEYIREEWKKKYPKVIYHALENAQEIALSDYSTNYIEALVQALNAASQKEELDTNSFNMLEIIQELELFIKGRDRVELIRSIKNAPVTLFGGAIGIKGWDHYLKDRKNVNIHSPIPFESALEAMKMSKIVLNSSPASKNGAHERIFSALGAESFLLTSQNTFMDHHFVNGQDLAYYIHGEWSDVDEIVSFYLENYQEREAVAKNGREKAMQQHTWDHRVQELLKQLPPLIEKARASLK, encoded by the coding sequence ATGATTAACCGCATTGACATTTTTATGCCTCCGGTCAGCCAATACGGCGTTTTGCCCTATCTGACTAACGAACTTCATCAAGCTTTTGTCAGACAAGGCGTTGTATGTAAACTGCTAGTCGCTGAGCGCAACAATCCTGAACCGTTCCTTGAATCGATCTTTAGAGATCCTCCAGATTGCACGTTTTCCATCAATGGACTTTTACCCGACGAAGCAGGACAATTTTTTTGCGACATGATCAAAATCCCTCATGTTGCCTGCCTGACAGAAGGTTTTACGGAATTTAGCGTCCTTGCGCACAACAAACTCAATGTAATCACTTGCCCCGATGCTTTTGGCTGCCACTATTTCCAAGGCTTAGGGTGCAGCCAATCGATTTTTATGCCCCAAGGAGTCAGCCGGGAGCTGAAGCCAGACCTCTTGCTTTCTAAAAAATACGAAGTTCTTTTTGTCGGTTCATGCATCGACTACGAATACATTCGCGAGGAGTGGAAAAAGAAATACCCGAAAGTGATCTATCATGCTCTCGAAAACGCACAAGAAATCGCTCTTTCTGACTACTCGACAAACTACATCGAAGCTCTTGTTCAAGCATTGAATGCCGCTTCGCAAAAAGAAGAGCTCGATACAAACAGCTTCAATATGCTGGAAATCATTCAAGAACTTGAACTATTCATCAAAGGCAGAGACAGAGTTGAGTTGATTCGATCCATTAAGAACGCCCCTGTAACTCTATTCGGGGGCGCGATCGGCATAAAAGGCTGGGATCACTATCTCAAAGACAGAAAGAATGTGAACATTCATTCTCCCATCCCATTCGAGAGTGCTCTGGAAGCGATGAAAATGAGCAAGATTGTCCTCAACAGCAGCCCAGCTTCTAAAAATGGCGCTCATGAAAGAATTTTCTCAGCTCTTGGGGCCGAATCCTTTCTACTCACTAGTCAGAACACCTTCATGGATCATCATTTTGTCAATGGCCAAGACCTTGCCTACTATATCCATGGCGAATGGAGCGACGTCGACGAAATCGTCTCTTTTTACCTTGAAAATTACCAGGAACGGGAGGCTGTAGCGAAAAACGGAAGAGAAAAAGCGATGCAGCAGCATACATGGGATCACCGTGTGCAGGAACTTCTAAAACAGCTCCCCCCTCTCATCGAAAAAGCCCGTGCATCACTCAAATGA